The Candidatus Nanogingivalaceae bacterium DNA segment TACAGTTCCTTTTTCAGGAGTATAAATTTGTGAAATAATTTTTAAAAGAGTCGATTTTCCTGAGCCGTTTCTTCCAACTATGCCAAAAAAATCACCTTTTTCAACTTTAAATGAAATATCTTTTAAAACATGTTGTTCTTTGTAACCTTTAATTCCTTTTGTCCAGTTTACGAAAGCCTGTTTAATACCGTTAGCCTGTTCAGTTGGCAAACGAAAACTTTTCGAAACATGTTTCACTTCTAAAGCGTATTTTCCCATTACATAATCTCCGCAAATTTCTTTGAATTTTTATTAAAATACCAAAGTCCGAAAACAACCAAAAATATTGCTAGCGAAATTGGAATTATTGCTATCCAATAATTTTGGAATAGTGTCCAAAAAGTTGGCGTTTCTAGTGCAATTAAATTATGGCGAATATCCTGGATTGCTAGCGCTATTGGATTAAGCATCATTAATTTCGCAACTGATACGCCAAAAATTGAGACTTTTGATACCATTGAAATTGGGTACATAATCGGCATTGAATATACCAGAATCTGCATAAAAACTTCCCAGATATGCGAAACATCGCGGAATTTAACATATAGAGTCGACAAGATCAACGCAAGACCAAAAGCAACTGCAAATAACAGAATGATGTTAAAAGGTAGCCATAAAACTGTTAGGTGATACTTCACCCCTGCAAATATTGCAAACGCTAGCACTACTAGAAGATTTATCGAAAGCGAGATTAAAGCACTCACCATCGAAGAAAGAATCACGATGTATTTTGGAAAATTAATTTTCCGCATCAAATCACCGCGAGAAACAATAGACGTCATTCCTAATGTTACAGCTTCAGTAAAGAACGCCCAAAGCGAAAGACCCAAAAGTAATGTAATTGCATAGTTAGGAATTGAAGGGTCAGTAATTCGCAAAAATTTAACAAAAACAAAGTACATCACCACAAAAATCATAAGCGGTTTTAATACCGACCATAGAATCCCTAAAACCGACCCTTGGTACCTTAATTTAAAATCTGTTTTAACGAGCTCCGCAAGTAAGACTCGGTTTCTCTTATCAAAAAATCCCATTTTAGTCATTATGCTTACAATTATACCATATTAATCTATTAAAAAAAAGATCACTCTCGAGAGAGAATGACCTTTTTAAAAACTATTGTTTTAATTTCCACTGTTGAGAAAGAGTCTGGTTTCTTGAATACAATTGTAACTTAGTACCGGACACGCCTATCATCCCCCCAGACACATCTATAGTCTTGTTGGAATCACAGGCGGATAAAATTTCATACAACCCGTTATCGCTCTTTAAGATTTTCCATTTTTGAGCACAAGTTCCGTTATAATCATAGAGTTGAAGTTTAGTACCGTTTGATATTCTACCACCAGACACATCAATTACTTTACCGTTATCACTACGGATGACATAAAGATTGTCTGAAGTTTTTTCGATAGTAAAATTCTGAGCAAGTGTTTTATTTTGGTTGTATATTTGTAAATTCGCACCATTAGTCATTCTACCACTAGCTACATCCATCGCTAATGTAGTCATGGTTGAAACTACATGCTTACCTTCTACCTCATCGCTATTAGATATTTGTTCATCTAAAGCCTTAATAGTGTTAACATCCTCAATCTTCCATCTTTGTGCATCGGTGTTATTAGAGCTATAACCTTGAAGATATGAGCCGCTAGTATTAATAGCGCCATTAACAACATCTATAACAAAACCTCCAGAACAAGCATTTTGAACCTTATAAGCGCCTCTTTCATCGGCATGAATTGACCAAAGTTGCTCGCAAGAATTTTGTCTATCATGATTGAAGCGTAGTTGCTTAGCATTTACATTCTCAGTTATTTCCAAAAAACTTCCACTAGATATACTTTTAATTTTATAGAACACTCCGTCATACTTTTTTATCTCAAATTGTTGAATTGGGCTATTTGAGACAAAATCTACGATATGAGCGGAAGCTTCTTCATTCTTAATACCTATAACCTTGTTAGATACAAAATTCGAAATCTTAAACGTTCCATTTAGGCCTTGAGATAAAGATTTAATATTGAACTCTTGAGATGGCGTATCATTCCTGCTATAAAGTTGAAGTTTAGTACCAGAAGAATTTACATTTCCACCGACTATATCCAACGCTTTATTTCCATTACACTTAGAAAGAATTTCAATCTTTCCGTTAGGTTTTCTACTTAAAGCCCATTTTTGTGCACAAGTTCCATTATAATCATAAAGTTGAACCGAAGCTCCATTAATAGTTCTTCCTCCAGCCACATCAAGAACTTTTCCTGATCCTAAGTTCCTAATAACGTAGTATCCGTCGTCAGTCTGTTCGAATGAAAATTGTTGCGCTTTAGAACTATTTGCAGCATAGATTTGAATACGAGCACCATTTGAGTTGATTGCGCCATTTTCAATATCTAAATTTAATGAAGAGTTAGCCGAAACTGCATAAGAATCTT contains these protein-coding regions:
- a CDS encoding ABC transporter permease, which produces MTKMGFFDKRNRVLLAELVKTDFKLRYQGSVLGILWSVLKPLMIFVVMYFVFVKFLRITDPSIPNYAITLLLGLSLWAFFTEAVTLGMTSIVSRGDLMRKINFPKYIVILSSMVSALISLSINLLVVLAFAIFAGVKYHLTVLWLPFNIILLFAVAFGLALILSTLYVKFRDVSHIWEVFMQILVYSMPIMYPISMVSKVSIFGVSVAKLMMLNPIALAIQDIRHNLIALETPTFWTLFQNYWIAIIPISLAIFLVVFGLWYFNKNSKKFAEIM
- a CDS encoding RICIN domain-containing protein, with amino-acid sequence MLKVLRSRNREFRKAVFIGVPVVALIVFSALAIIRNISSAVRATDFNPGRIIDDSVFYDKDSMNVQQIQAFLNSQVGQCDTWGSGPSGRGDGRTAAQFAAAQRSSYWHQPPYVCINNYHENPNTGETSFEKGGGAFSGGISAAQIIYNAAQEYGISPKVLLVLLKKESQNVLNDNWPVKGQYKYAMGYGCPDSGPNYTAACVNSKAGFYKQMTLAAWQLKYYKDHYKDGGYSLRIGWNNIQYSPNPACGTKRVNIENVATLSLYIYTPYVPNDAALANFPGTANCGAYGNRNFFMFYNQLFGSTTDDKVEIVKSNVALPKDSYAVSANSSLNLDIENGAINSNGARIQIYAANSSKAQQFSFEQTDDGYYVIRNLGSGKVLDVAGGRTINGASVQLYDYNGTCAQKWALSRKPNGKIEILSKCNGNKALDIVGGNVNSSGTKLQLYSRNDTPSQEFNIKSLSQGLNGTFKISNFVSNKVIGIKNEEASAHIVDFVSNSPIQQFEIKKYDGVFYKIKSISSGSFLEITENVNAKQLRFNHDRQNSCEQLWSIHADERGAYKVQNACSGGFVIDVVNGAINTSGSYLQGYSSNNTDAQRWKIEDVNTIKALDEQISNSDEVEGKHVVSTMTTLAMDVASGRMTNGANLQIYNQNKTLAQNFTIEKTSDNLYVIRSDNGKVIDVSGGRISNGTKLQLYDYNGTCAQKWKILKSDNGLYEILSACDSNKTIDVSGGMIGVSGTKLQLYSRNQTLSQQWKLKQ